The proteins below are encoded in one region of Deinococcus ruber:
- a CDS encoding sensor histidine kinase, with protein sequence MTVRQRTRRGLTIRARMTLSVALLTMVVVLVVAAVQFLALRSFLTLAEHERLEQLVPEVQATLSAQEQRGKRAPLDLSSLPRSIDIRVLEGTRVLAQSEGFPAIPLSERPGYRPIANHNVLIRPVTVNGRPATAQIASDLLGVVHPLTAYLRALAITAPAATLLAALLSFALAGQLLRPLAELERAAGQVGEGENLRGLLPGTDRSDELGRLAQTLQMTFAQLADVREREEQFTRAAAHDLRSPLSALKTRLQGSLSGPRTETELREDIREALADVERMRRLTDHLLLLARGSRALHLLPLDLARLAGEVVDRVRERFPDVRLEFATEGQTVVLGDETLMTHVIQNLLDNGLRYGGGAEMRLTVKGVAGTVCLTVCDDGPGVPEAALPHLAEAFYRADEARGGAGNGLGLAIVHSAAQAHGARLHFEGVRPHGLRVLLDFPAVGAPTDSS encoded by the coding sequence ATGACCGTTCGGCAGCGCACACGGCGAGGACTGACCATTCGGGCGCGGATGACCCTGAGCGTGGCGCTGCTGACGATGGTGGTGGTGCTGGTGGTGGCAGCCGTGCAGTTTCTGGCGCTGCGCTCGTTTCTGACGCTGGCCGAGCACGAACGGCTGGAACAGCTGGTGCCCGAAGTTCAGGCCACCCTGTCGGCACAGGAGCAGCGCGGAAAGCGTGCACCGCTCGACCTGTCGTCGTTGCCGCGCAGTATCGACATCCGGGTACTGGAGGGAACTAGGGTGCTGGCCCAGAGCGAGGGCTTTCCGGCCATTCCCCTGAGCGAGCGCCCAGGCTACCGGCCCATTGCCAATCACAACGTCCTGATCCGTCCGGTGACGGTAAACGGTCGCCCGGCCACGGCTCAGATTGCCAGCGATCTGCTGGGCGTGGTGCATCCGCTGACCGCGTATCTGCGGGCGCTGGCGATCACGGCTCCGGCAGCCACTCTGCTGGCGGCGCTGCTGAGTTTTGCTCTGGCCGGTCAGCTGCTGCGCCCGCTGGCCGAGCTGGAACGCGCTGCGGGGCAGGTGGGTGAGGGCGAAAATCTGCGCGGCCTCTTGCCTGGAACCGACCGGTCAGATGAACTCGGACGGCTGGCCCAGACGCTTCAGATGACCTTTGCACAGCTTGCCGACGTGCGCGAGCGAGAGGAACAGTTCACCAGGGCCGCCGCCCACGATCTGCGCTCGCCGCTGTCGGCTCTCAAGACCCGCCTTCAGGGGTCGCTGTCCGGGCCGCGCACCGAAACTGAACTGCGGGAAGACATCCGCGAGGCACTGGCCGATGTCGAGCGGATGCGGCGGCTGACCGATCATCTGCTGCTGCTGGCACGCGGTTCGCGGGCGCTTCATCTGCTGCCGCTCGATCTGGCGCGGCTGGCCGGAGAGGTAGTAGACCGCGTGCGCGAGCGCTTTCCCGATGTGCGGCTGGAGTTTGCAACCGAAGGTCAGACGGTGGTGCTGGGCGATGAGACACTGATGACCCACGTGATTCAGAATCTGCTCGACAACGGGCTGAGATACGGCGGCGGTGCAGAGATGCGGCTGACCGTGAAGGGTGTGGCAGGAACGGTGTGCCTGACGGTCTGCGACGACGGGCCGGGCGTGCCCGAGGCGGCGCTGCCCCATCTGGCCGAAGCGTTTTACAGGGCCGATGAGGCGCGGGGCGGCGCGGGCAATGGCCTGGGGCTGGCAATTGTTCATTCTGCGGCTCAGGCGCACGGTGCACGGCTGCACTTCGAGGGCGTCCGGCCCCACGGGCTGCGTGTTCTGCTCGACTTTCCGGCAGTCGGAGCGCCCACCGATTCCTCATGA
- a CDS encoding DUF1003 domain-containing protein, with amino-acid sequence MPGHDDAACAACHLPYSQAELVPLAVVRPAVANQVRAAHPAVRADDRVCLSCLNRAISDEIDLTIQQDQADFAALNADAVLSLARQQATTKNLNDEYDKARPLGDRMADSVAGFGGSWLFIGLFIGILVVWIGVNALHVLARPFDPYPFILLNLVLSSVAALQAPVILMSQNRQEARDRLRAEQDYEVNLRAELEVRHLHEKIDHLTQQQWQRLLVIQQAQMDLMREVADRDRRP; translated from the coding sequence ATGCCGGGACATGATGACGCGGCGTGTGCTGCCTGTCATCTGCCGTATTCGCAGGCAGAACTGGTGCCGCTGGCTGTCGTCCGGCCTGCTGTGGCGAATCAGGTTCGGGCTGCCCATCCAGCGGTACGGGCAGATGACCGCGTGTGTCTGTCCTGCCTCAACCGTGCCATCAGCGACGAGATCGATCTCACGATTCAGCAGGATCAGGCAGATTTTGCAGCTCTCAACGCCGACGCTGTCCTGAGTCTGGCCCGGCAGCAGGCCACGACGAAAAATCTGAACGACGAATACGATAAAGCCCGGCCTCTGGGCGACCGAATGGCCGACAGCGTCGCCGGGTTCGGCGGAAGCTGGCTATTTATCGGGCTGTTCATCGGCATCCTGGTGGTCTGGATCGGCGTCAATGCCCTGCATGTGCTGGCGCGTCCCTTCGACCCTTACCCATTCATTCTGCTGAATCTGGTGCTGTCATCGGTGGCAGCGTTGCAGGCCCCGGTCATTCTGATGAGTCAGAACCGTCAGGAGGCGCGTGATCGTCTGCGGGCCGAGCAGGACTACGAGGTCAATCTGAGGGCGGAACTGGAGGTACGTCATTTGCACGAGAAGATCGACCACCTGACGCAGCAGCAGTGGCAGCGCCTGCTGGTCATTCAACAGGCTCAGATGGATCTGATGCGCGAGGTGGCCGACCGGGACCGCCGCCCCTGA
- a CDS encoding HD domain-containing phosphohydrolase, producing the protein MSDVAPLFDTRAFDHLQDVVYILNAERRFIYVNPFALNNWQLQTHEVLGKLLEDGLPSRPPQDVIDLYQRAILNRERQEFETFGHRHRGWVGVILYPHSGGVIAHVRRLRRDSPASDAAVRDALTGCFTRQTFMAARQNISLPAVLALIDLNRLKAVNALRGHSGGDQYIRQVAQVIQEHLPPEALMARWGGDEFVILMPGDDPAALTRLLEDAGERVPHSFPGVPTFGVGTAVWSAGTPYERAFALADERLQDQKAQLNDAVPGDWETLAFVEFSKYLETLHDPNDIIQHALDNLLHLLDFDLALCTSWEQDTQYITHFASQPADSRWKALLHRREPLSGLARQVQHTQQTVWSTDYASDPGARSVLVRLGVRSAVLTPVRSQGQISAMISLMTLNRWQTITPHMRKVVELTALRLEHALELRRVVHEVRTTLEAGLLTLGLVLEARDLETHGHTGRTAQLATQIGLSLGLRSTELHHLQEGAYLHDVGKLVIPDAILHKPGKLTPEEWNVMQTHTTRGWELASRLPGLSVPVLEVIRHHHERWDGTGYPDRLAGEDIPLEARIFAVCDVYDALISVRPYKNAWHPREAMKEIQRQAGLHFDPQVVEAFLAVFQRGA; encoded by the coding sequence GTGTCTGACGTTGCGCCGCTCTTCGATACGCGGGCCTTTGATCATCTTCAGGATGTCGTTTACATCCTGAACGCCGAGCGCCGCTTCATCTATGTCAACCCCTTCGCGCTGAATAACTGGCAGTTGCAGACACATGAGGTACTGGGAAAACTGCTTGAAGACGGCCTGCCTTCCAGACCGCCCCAGGACGTTATAGACCTTTACCAGCGGGCGATTCTCAATCGGGAGCGCCAGGAATTCGAAACCTTCGGACACAGGCACCGGGGCTGGGTCGGTGTCATTCTTTATCCGCACAGCGGCGGTGTGATCGCGCATGTTCGTCGTCTGCGCCGCGATTCACCGGCCAGTGACGCCGCCGTACGCGACGCCCTGACCGGCTGCTTTACCCGGCAGACCTTCATGGCTGCCCGGCAGAACATTTCGCTGCCAGCGGTGCTCGCCCTGATCGACCTCAACCGGCTGAAGGCGGTCAATGCCCTGCGGGGCCATAGCGGTGGCGATCAGTACATTCGGCAGGTCGCGCAGGTCATTCAGGAACACCTGCCCCCGGAAGCGTTGATGGCCCGCTGGGGCGGCGACGAGTTTGTGATTTTGATGCCCGGCGACGACCCCGCCGCGCTGACACGCCTGCTGGAAGACGCCGGGGAACGTGTGCCGCATTCCTTTCCGGGTGTGCCGACCTTCGGAGTGGGCACAGCGGTATGGTCTGCGGGCACTCCGTATGAACGGGCGTTCGCGCTGGCCGACGAGCGGCTTCAGGATCAGAAAGCCCAGCTGAACGACGCTGTGCCGGGCGACTGGGAAACGCTGGCCTTCGTGGAATTTTCCAAATATCTCGAAACGCTGCACGATCCCAACGACATCATTCAGCACGCCCTCGACAACCTGCTGCATCTGCTCGACTTCGACCTTGCGCTGTGTACCAGCTGGGAGCAGGACACCCAGTACATCACGCATTTTGCCAGCCAGCCAGCAGATTCCAGGTGGAAAGCTCTGCTGCATCGCCGCGAACCCCTCAGCGGTCTGGCCCGTCAGGTGCAGCACACGCAGCAGACCGTCTGGAGCACCGATTACGCCTCGGACCCGGGGGCCAGATCGGTGCTGGTCAGACTCGGGGTCAGAAGTGCCGTCCTGACGCCGGTTCGCAGCCAGGGCCAGATCAGCGCCATGATCAGCCTGATGACCCTCAACCGCTGGCAGACCATCACGCCCCACATGCGGAAGGTCGTGGAACTGACCGCCCTGCGGCTGGAACATGCACTGGAACTCCGGCGCGTCGTTCATGAAGTTCGTACCACGCTCGAAGCAGGACTCCTGACACTGGGGCTGGTGCTTGAAGCACGTGACCTCGAAACACACGGGCATACCGGCCGCACTGCCCAGCTGGCAACACAGATCGGCCTGTCGCTGGGGCTGCGTTCCACCGAGCTGCATCATCTTCAGGAGGGCGCTTATCTGCACGATGTCGGGAAACTGGTGATTCCAGACGCCATTCTGCACAAGCCCGGAAAACTGACGCCCGAAGAGTGGAACGTGATGCAGACGCACACCACACGCGGCTGGGAGCTGGCGTCGCGCCTGCCGGGGTTGTCGGTGCCCGTGCTGGAGGTGATCCGGCATCATCACGAGCGCTGGGACGGCACCGGGTATCCCGACAGGCTGGCAGGTGAAGACATTCCGCTGGAGGCGCGGATTTTTGCCGTGTGCGACGTGTACGACGCCCTGATCAGCGTGCGCCCGTACAAGAATGCCTGGCATCCCCGCGAGGCGATGAAGGAAATTCAGCGGCAGGCAGGCCTGCATTTCGATCCTCAGGTGGTCGAAGCGTTCCTGGCGGTCTTCCAGCGCGGAGCGTAG
- a CDS encoding response regulator transcription factor yields the protein MRLLLIEDDLRIARPTMRALSDVGHEVRLETDGVSGLAAAHTGSYDALLLDVMLPGLDGFEVTKRLREEGAQTPIVFLTARSALEDRVNGLDIGGDAYLVKPFELPELFAMLRAVVRRSEVARSARVDFGDGAGLLDARQRQVWWRGQPVGFTAREYALLETLVLSRGRWFTREELLSRVWGPDFGGAARVVDVYVSYVRRKLSAEVLLSSRGLGYRVP from the coding sequence ATGCGCCTGCTGCTGATCGAGGACGATCTGCGGATCGCGCGTCCGACGATGCGGGCGCTGAGCGACGTGGGCCACGAAGTTCGGCTGGAAACAGACGGGGTGAGCGGTCTGGCAGCCGCGCATACCGGCAGTTACGACGCGCTGCTGCTCGACGTGATGCTGCCGGGCCTGGACGGGTTCGAGGTCACAAAGCGGCTGCGCGAGGAGGGAGCACAGACGCCTATCGTCTTCCTGACGGCCCGCAGCGCCCTCGAAGACCGGGTCAACGGGCTGGATATCGGCGGCGACGCGTATCTGGTCAAGCCATTCGAACTGCCAGAACTGTTCGCCATGCTGCGGGCGGTGGTGCGCCGCAGCGAGGTGGCCCGCAGCGCCCGCGTAGACTTTGGCGACGGTGCGGGGCTGCTGGATGCCCGTCAGCGGCAGGTGTGGTGGCGCGGGCAGCCGGTGGGCTTCACGGCCCGCGAATACGCACTGCTCGAAACGCTGGTGCTGTCGCGTGGCCGCTGGTTTACCCGTGAGGAACTGCTGTCGCGTGTGTGGGGGCCGGATTTTGGCGGGGCGGCCCGCGTGGTCGATGTGTACGTGAGTTATGTGCGGCGCAAACTGAGTGCCGAGGTGCTGCTCAGTTCGCGTGGGCTGGGCTACCGGGTGCCGTGA
- a CDS encoding catalase, translating to MAKKSDAQSKQADLARAVTPPGKAMTDNLGHPVSDDQNSLRAGPRGPTLLEDFLLREKIHHFDHERIPERVVHARGAAAHGYFELTTSLSQYTHAQVLNEVGVQTPVFVRFSTVAGSRGSADTARDVRGFAVRMYTQQGNWDIVGNNIPVFFIQDAIKFPDLIHSVKPEPHNEIPQAASAHDTFYDFISLTPESMHMLMWVHSDRAIPRSFDTMEGFGVHTFRLINAAGESHFVKFHWKPALGVHSLVWDEAQRIAGKDPDFHRRNMWETIEKGGTLEWELGVQVFTSEQALKWDFDVLDASKLVPEDLVPVQRIGKLVLNRNTENYFAETEQVAFMTTNIVPGIDFSDDPLLQGRNFSYLDTQLSRLGSPNWPELPINRPLVTVSNNQRDGHMRHTINPGRVSYFPNTLGGGLPAEVPASAGGFVSYPEQVSGPKLRIRADSFADHYGQARLFWNSMTPIEKEHIAHSLQFELSKVETRDIRVRMLDHLERINEVLASQVALALGEPPRSKQTAEPGGAGSADSAAEAALLAKATTPTTASGKLQRAKALSQEEGQPKSAKGRKVAILAADGVNAAQVKAVQAALEAKGAVGEVVGNHLGDLGDGVTATKTLGNTDAVLFDAVLVPGGAKSVQTLMRRGDAFAFLGEAFKHAKPVGALGEGVEVLTASEVGRLLRSGTPNAADKSGDAVGTLSQVGSAAVASGPAAAQLAEQGVIVGSNGGTDAAIQKFVAALAHHRYWNRPQVAQIPV from the coding sequence ATGGCCAAGAAATCAGATGCACAGAGCAAACAGGCCGACCTTGCCCGCGCCGTTACCCCGCCCGGCAAGGCGATGACAGACAATCTGGGCCACCCGGTCAGCGACGACCAGAACTCGCTGCGGGCAGGTCCACGCGGCCCCACCCTGCTCGAAGACTTCCTGCTGCGCGAGAAGATTCATCATTTCGACCACGAGCGCATTCCCGAACGGGTGGTGCATGCACGCGGGGCCGCTGCCCACGGCTATTTCGAGCTGACCACCTCGCTGTCGCAGTACACCCACGCGCAGGTGCTGAACGAGGTCGGCGTGCAGACGCCCGTGTTCGTGCGCTTCTCGACGGTGGCCGGGTCGCGCGGTAGCGCCGATACCGCCAGAGACGTGCGCGGCTTCGCGGTCCGGATGTATACCCAGCAGGGCAACTGGGACATCGTGGGCAACAACATTCCGGTGTTTTTCATTCAGGACGCCATCAAGTTTCCCGATCTGATCCACTCGGTCAAGCCAGAGCCACACAACGAGATTCCGCAGGCCGCCAGCGCCCACGACACCTTCTACGACTTCATCTCGCTTACGCCCGAATCGATGCACATGCTGATGTGGGTCCACAGCGACCGCGCCATTCCGCGCAGCTTCGACACCATGGAGGGATTCGGCGTTCATACCTTCCGGCTGATCAATGCCGCCGGAGAGTCGCACTTCGTCAAATTTCACTGGAAACCCGCACTGGGCGTGCATTCGCTGGTGTGGGACGAGGCGCAGCGCATCGCGGGCAAAGACCCCGACTTTCACCGCCGTAACATGTGGGAAACCATCGAAAAGGGCGGCACGCTGGAATGGGAGCTGGGCGTGCAGGTCTTTACCTCCGAGCAGGCGCTGAAATGGGATTTCGATGTACTCGACGCCTCCAAGCTCGTGCCCGAAGACCTCGTTCCGGTGCAGCGAATCGGCAAACTGGTGCTGAACCGCAACACTGAAAATTATTTCGCTGAAACCGAACAGGTGGCCTTTATGACCACCAACATCGTGCCCGGCATCGACTTTTCCGATGATCCGCTGCTTCAGGGTCGCAATTTCTCATACCTCGATACCCAGCTCAGCCGCCTGGGGTCGCCTAACTGGCCCGAACTGCCGATCAATCGCCCGCTGGTGACTGTCTCGAACAATCAGCGCGACGGACACATGCGCCACACCATCAATCCGGGGCGCGTGTCGTACTTTCCCAACACGCTGGGCGGCGGTCTTCCTGCCGAGGTGCCCGCGTCAGCTGGCGGGTTCGTGTCGTACCCCGAGCAGGTCAGCGGCCCCAAGCTGCGGATCAGGGCCGATAGTTTTGCTGACCATTACGGACAGGCGCGGCTGTTCTGGAACTCGATGACGCCCATCGAGAAGGAACACATCGCTCACTCGCTCCAGTTCGAGCTGAGCAAGGTCGAAACGCGGGATATCCGGGTCAGAATGCTGGATCATCTGGAACGCATCAATGAGGTGTTGGCGTCGCAGGTTGCGCTGGCACTGGGCGAGCCGCCGCGCAGCAAGCAGACGGCAGAGCCGGGCGGAGCCGGAAGCGCCGACTCTGCCGCAGAGGCAGCGCTGCTGGCAAAAGCGACCACACCCACCACGGCGTCGGGCAAGCTGCAACGCGCCAAGGCGCTCAGTCAGGAGGAAGGCCAGCCCAAATCTGCGAAGGGGCGCAAGGTCGCGATTCTGGCCGCCGACGGCGTGAATGCGGCGCAGGTCAAGGCTGTGCAGGCCGCGCTGGAGGCGAAAGGTGCGGTGGGCGAGGTGGTCGGCAACCATCTGGGCGACCTGGGAGACGGTGTGACCGCCACCAAGACGCTCGGCAATACCGACGCCGTGCTGTTCGATGCGGTGCTAGTGCCCGGCGGCGCAAAAAGTGTCCAGACCCTGATGCGGCGTGGAGACGCCTTCGCCTTCCTGGGGGAAGCGTTCAAACACGCCAAACCCGTCGGGGCACTGGGCGAAGGTGTAGAAGTTCTGACGGCCTCCGAGGTCGGGCGACTGCTGCGGTCGGGTACGCCGAATGCCGCCGACAAGAGCGGTGACGCCGTGGGCACGCTGTCGCAGGTGGGCAGTGCGGCTGTTGCCAGCGGCCCGGCAGCGGCGCAACTGGCCGAACAGGGCGTGATCGTGGGCAGCAACGGCGGGACCGACGCCGCCATCCAGAAGTTCGTGGCGGCGCTGGCGCATCATCGGTACTGGAACCGCCCTCAGGTGGCTCAGATTCCAGTCTGA
- a CDS encoding S8 family serine peptidase: protein MKKPLFSFLGCIGTALLLGACGQTSTPAAQAAHQAAPTQIVTVMTPGTATDQQLEALYGGHLITRTDTFALIGRTGNAPALPLQTLGTKKTYVAEQNIGVITAPEKLSASGLGVWGDSLGVWGDGLGVWGDGLGVWGDGLGVWGDGLGVWGDGTYNVIPANTSPWQQIGLEQAQRTATTLGRNVTIAVLDTGIDLNHTAFGGTLTPSSTWKDYIDGDATPQDEGVVGVGLAGHGTEVAGIALQIAPGAKIMPVRVLDSDGNGDVDDVVSGIVWAVQHGASIINLSLGADSSMTAVNQAIAYANSQNVLVVGAAGNNGNEGLDYPAADFASPLDISVGSVSGQRLKSSFSQYGSSLNVLAPGERIYGPAPANQVGAWSGTSMSAPVVSGALALGLSQQVTAARAAAALRASAGSLDATNPLYQGKLGNGQVDLAAFTDQLK, encoded by the coding sequence ATGAAGAAGCCCCTTTTTTCGTTTCTCGGTTGTATAGGGACAGCGCTGCTTCTGGGTGCCTGTGGACAGACTTCCACGCCAGCTGCACAGGCAGCGCATCAGGCGGCCCCGACTCAGATCGTCACCGTCATGACGCCGGGCACTGCCACCGATCAGCAACTCGAAGCCCTCTACGGTGGACACCTCATCACCCGGACCGACACCTTTGCGCTGATCGGACGCACGGGCAACGCGCCTGCCCTGCCTCTTCAGACGCTGGGCACCAAGAAAACCTACGTGGCTGAACAGAATATTGGCGTCATCACTGCTCCCGAAAAACTCAGTGCCAGTGGGTTGGGCGTGTGGGGTGACAGTCTCGGGGTCTGGGGCGACGGACTGGGCGTCTGGGGTGATGGTCTGGGTGTGTGGGGCGACGGTTTAGGCGTGTGGGGCGACGGATTGGGCGTCTGGGGCGACGGCACGTACAACGTGATTCCCGCCAATACCTCTCCGTGGCAGCAGATCGGGCTGGAGCAGGCGCAACGCACCGCGACCACGCTGGGCCGAAACGTGACGATTGCGGTGCTCGATACCGGCATCGATCTGAACCACACGGCCTTCGGCGGCACACTGACACCCAGCAGCACCTGGAAGGACTACATCGACGGAGACGCCACCCCGCAGGATGAGGGCGTCGTCGGCGTGGGTCTTGCCGGACACGGTACGGAAGTGGCAGGCATCGCTCTTCAGATTGCCCCTGGCGCGAAGATCATGCCGGTGCGCGTGCTCGACAGTGACGGAAACGGCGACGTCGATGACGTGGTGTCGGGCATCGTCTGGGCTGTGCAGCACGGCGCGTCGATCATCAACCTGAGTCTGGGCGCTGATAGTTCTATGACGGCGGTGAATCAGGCGATTGCCTACGCCAACAGCCAGAATGTGCTGGTTGTCGGCGCGGCAGGCAACAACGGCAACGAAGGTCTGGATTACCCTGCCGCAGATTTCGCCAGCCCGCTCGATATTTCGGTAGGCAGCGTCAGCGGGCAGCGTCTCAAGAGCAGCTTTTCGCAGTACGGCAGCAGCCTGAACGTGCTCGCGCCGGGTGAGCGCATCTATGGCCCGGCACCTGCCAATCAGGTGGGGGCCTGGAGCGGCACCTCGATGAGCGCCCCGGTGGTATCTGGAGCGCTGGCACTCGGCCTCAGCCAGCAGGTAACTGCCGCCCGTGCTGCCGCTGCTCTGCGTGCCAGCGCTGGTAGCCTCGACGCGACCAACCCGCTGTATCAGGGCAAACTGGGGAACGGTCAGGTCGATCTGGCAGCGTTTACCGACCAGCTGAAATAA
- a CDS encoding BTAD domain-containing putative transcriptional regulator: MNKELNPILELVLRGAYADGLTAYSRIQDASATDERWAGLCLLNVGRPLEARALLTRSLGRGCAPAAIELATVYRQLGEPELGRQTLQTLNFSELITFDRSLAEREWGVSQMAFGDLRGAYESLERAWNLATQTDAEWALLPGIGLTLGYVCMAQGADQRALHFVTQALQHAEGLRLLQLQTVAGACYTYAGRFYEAEATFKAAGDVTGPGAPTLLYHRAVLARYRGHTRDALALFQESAQQARQLEEAETECYAELGICAVHCELGETRQATRALASASAIHAPARIGALVDLRRGQLMVRNGETAAIELLSVTMKRFGDLLLHRERGWAALHLAEASLTFLRMREAAEALEEAHLARAALRASPVIALELRAVPQVLSFMQAETQPQDLLLDWRAFQEHRPLVLRIQTFGGVRLTVDGKPVRPNASLDKCTELLVYLLLHPNQTREQILAAIFPDKYAVNARIYFHLMRSELARIVDGLTLPYDRETRTYRVEAGGMIVRLDLQELKHTLYGARLEELRTALEKYTGPFLPESDTDWVVEERTTVEWLIIRTGLEILEEYYQQGDDALCMDLAERLLQVEPLNEGINTLLIRATERLKGAVTARHTLERVRKRFRDEVGELPTALQWTPLD, from the coding sequence ATGAACAAGGAGCTGAACCCCATTCTGGAACTGGTCCTGCGAGGGGCTTACGCAGACGGCCTGACCGCCTATTCCCGCATTCAGGACGCGTCGGCCACCGACGAACGGTGGGCGGGCCTGTGCCTGCTGAACGTCGGACGCCCCCTGGAAGCCCGCGCCCTGCTGACACGCTCATTGGGGCGTGGATGTGCGCCAGCAGCCATCGAACTCGCCACGGTTTACCGACAACTGGGCGAACCGGAACTCGGACGGCAGACGCTCCAGACGCTGAATTTCAGCGAGCTGATCACGTTTGACCGGAGTCTGGCCGAGCGAGAGTGGGGCGTGAGTCAGATGGCGTTCGGTGACCTGCGGGGCGCGTATGAGTCGCTGGAACGCGCCTGGAATCTGGCAACCCAGACCGACGCCGAATGGGCGCTGCTGCCCGGCATCGGCCTGACGCTCGGCTATGTATGCATGGCCCAGGGCGCAGATCAGCGGGCGCTGCATTTCGTGACGCAGGCGCTGCAACACGCCGAAGGTCTGCGGCTGCTTCAGTTACAGACGGTGGCCGGAGCGTGTTACACGTATGCCGGACGCTTTTATGAGGCCGAAGCGACGTTCAAAGCGGCAGGCGACGTGACCGGGCCGGGCGCACCCACGCTGCTGTATCACCGGGCTGTGCTGGCACGGTACCGGGGACACACGCGGGACGCTCTGGCGCTGTTTCAGGAGAGCGCCCAGCAGGCCCGGCAACTCGAAGAGGCCGAGACGGAATGCTACGCAGAACTCGGCATCTGCGCGGTGCACTGCGAACTTGGAGAGACGCGGCAGGCTACCAGGGCGCTTGCCAGTGCCAGCGCCATTCACGCTCCTGCACGCATCGGCGCACTGGTCGATCTGCGGCGCGGACAGCTGATGGTGCGGAATGGAGAGACGGCAGCCATCGAACTGCTGAGTGTGACCATGAAGCGCTTCGGCGACCTGCTGCTGCACCGCGAGCGAGGATGGGCCGCGCTGCACCTCGCGGAAGCGTCCCTGACGTTCCTGCGGATGCGCGAGGCTGCCGAAGCGCTGGAAGAGGCACATCTGGCCCGCGCCGCGCTGCGCGCCAGTCCGGTGATCGCGCTGGAACTGCGGGCCGTGCCACAGGTGCTGAGTTTCATGCAGGCCGAGACGCAGCCGCAGGATCTGCTGCTCGACTGGCGGGCCTTTCAGGAACACAGGCCGCTGGTGCTGCGGATTCAGACCTTCGGCGGCGTGCGGCTGACGGTGGACGGAAAGCCGGTGCGCCCGAATGCCAGCCTCGACAAATGCACCGAACTCCTGGTGTACCTCCTGCTGCATCCGAACCAGACGCGCGAACAGATTCTCGCCGCGATCTTTCCCGACAAATACGCGGTCAACGCCCGCATTTATTTTCATCTGATGCGGAGCGAACTGGCCCGCATCGTGGACGGCCTGACGCTTCCCTATGACCGCGAAACGCGCACCTACCGTGTCGAGGCTGGTGGAATGATCGTTCGACTCGATCTTCAGGAGCTGAAACACACCCTATACGGCGCTCGGTTAGAAGAGTTGAGAACGGCCCTGGAGAAATACACAGGCCCGTTCCTGCCCGAATCTGACACGGACTGGGTGGTCGAGGAGCGAACGACTGTGGAATGGCTGATTATCCGGACTGGCCTTGAAATTCTGGAGGAGTATTACCAGCAGGGAGATGACGCGCTGTGCATGGACCTGGCCGAGCGACTGCTTCAGGTCGAGCCGCTGAACGAAGGCATCAACACGCTGCTGATCCGGGCCACCGAACGCCTGAAAGGAGCCGTCACAGCGCGGCATACGCTGGAGCGCGTCCGGAAGCGCTTCCGCGATGAGGTCGGTGAGTTGCCGACAGCGCTCCAGTGGACGCCGCTGGACTGA
- a CDS encoding Dps family protein, with protein sequence MKHLNIVSVLLLTTALMSGVQAQGAASQIPATNVNTPGATPGQPTAQSTGTTSPLPYNTPSRLPSAGTDDLKQSVAALQNTLTELQALQLQTKQAHWNVSGTLWYTLHGLLQEHYEGISADADMAAERMLAVGASSDGRAITIVASSRLPEIPGGFLDDSQVIQFFIYQYETVGQRIHQRINDVEKVDPSTANLLQGIETNIEKYQWQFRAFLQSTPRDPNTGFDLNNGNAVPLRGK encoded by the coding sequence ATGAAACATCTGAACATCGTGTCGGTTTTGCTGCTCACCACGGCCCTGATGAGCGGCGTCCAGGCGCAGGGCGCAGCAAGCCAGATTCCGGCCACCAACGTCAACACGCCGGGAGCCACCCCCGGACAGCCCACCGCCCAGAGCACCGGCACCACGTCTCCTCTGCCCTACAACACGCCCAGCCGCCTGCCCAGCGCGGGCACCGACGACCTGAAACAGAGCGTGGCAGCGTTGCAGAACACCCTGACCGAGCTTCAGGCGCTGCAACTCCAGACCAAGCAGGCGCACTGGAATGTGTCGGGAACGCTGTGGTATACGCTGCACGGCCTGCTTCAGGAACACTACGAGGGCATCAGCGCCGATGCCGACATGGCCGCCGAGCGCATGCTGGCAGTCGGCGCGTCGAGCGATGGGCGGGCCATCACGATTGTCGCTTCCTCACGGCTGCCCGAAATTCCCGGCGGTTTTCTCGACGATTCGCAGGTGATTCAGTTCTTTATCTACCAGTACGAAACGGTTGGGCAGCGCATTCACCAGCGCATCAACGATGTTGAGAAGGTCGATCCCAGTACCGCCAATCTGCTTCAGGGCATCGAAACCAACATCGAGAAATATCAGTGGCAGTTCCGTGCGTTCCTGCAATCGACCCCGCGTGATCCGAACACCGGTTTTGACCTGAATAACGGCAATGCTGTGCCGCTGCGGGGCAAATAG